One Benincasa hispida cultivar B227 chromosome 5, ASM972705v1, whole genome shotgun sequence genomic window carries:
- the LOC120078372 gene encoding ER lumen protein-retaining receptor 1, with protein MDSLGSYPINFGSGRVPISSDSDELKKNRPIWRRRMSQAAAEWLNRRSFAAKIGIIVAVTVLALVILKHTVKNHNYFFMAGESIHAAGLLVLAYKLTTHKTCSGISSKSQELTALFLVVRLVCGSIMEIDIYTLFDLITFLSTLWVIYMIRFKLKNTYTKSLDNFPLYYVVVPSLILSFFIFPYTHHNHLVRVTWAFGVYLESFSVLPQLRLMQNAKMIEPFTAHYVFALGISRFLAFAHWVIQVYETRGEYLLLVGNGYFWFMAAFLAEMIQSFILADFCYYYIKSVMQGKLRMPV; from the exons ATGGATTCCCTAGGTTCGTATCCGATCAATTTCGGTTCCGGTAGGGTTCCGATCTCCAGCGACAGCGATGAATTGAAGAAAAACCGCCCGATTTGGAGGAGAAGGATGAGCCAAGCGGCGGCGGAATGGCTGAACCGACGATCCTTCGCGGCGAAAATTGGTATTATTGTGGCCGTGACGGTGCTTGCGTTGGTGATTTTGAAGCATACTGTTAAGAATCATAATTACTTCTTCATGGCCGGAGAATCCATTCACGCCGCCGGGCTTCTCGTCCTCGCTTATAAGCTCACCACTCATAAAACCTGCTCCG GTATATCTTCAAAAAGTCAAGAACTCACAGCTCTGTTTCTTGTTGTAAGATTGGTGTGTGGGTCAATCATGGAAATTGATATTTACACACTTTTTGACTTAATTACCTTCCTCTCCACTCTTTGGGTCATCTACATGATTCGCTTCAAGTTGAAAAATACCTATACAAAATCCCTTGACAACTTCCCTTTGTATTATGTG GTGGTGCCTTCTctaattctttctttcttcatctTTCCCTATACACACCATAATCATTTGGTTCGTGTGACATGGGCATTTGGTGTTTACTTAGAATCCTTTTCAGTGTTGCCTCAACTTAGGCTTATGCAAAATGCTAAG ATGATAGAGCCTTTCACAGCCCATTATGTGTTTGCTTTGGGAATTTCTAGATTCTTGGCTTTTGCTCATTGGGTTATTCAG GTTTACGAAACTCGTGGAGAATATTTGCTATTGGTTGGCAATGGTTACTTTTGGTTCATGGCGGCTTTCCTTGCAGAAATGATTCAATCCTTTATTTTGGCTGACTTTTGTTATTACTATATAAAAAG TGTGATGCAAGGCAAATTGAGGATGCCTGTTTAA